A genome region from Chloroflexota bacterium includes the following:
- a CDS encoding alpha/beta hydrolase, whose product MTTVTSILTEEIIEVAGTRIEIARGGDGDPLLVLHDEMGHHGALRWHEALAANNTLHIPSHPGFGESPRMEWIMNMRDLAGWYLRALDELGLQGVNVIGFSLGGWLAAEMATMCPQQFNKMVLVGAAGIKPDIGEIFDIFLVTAEEYLDTVCLDNAAVPEFDTVRPAEPSPELAEAWAVAREEACRLSWKPYMHYRGLPQLLGRLQDLPTLLIWGAQDGMVPVNAGELYRQSIKGSRLEVIDNCGHRPEIEQTDKFLALVQDFLSG is encoded by the coding sequence ATGACTACCGTTACGAGCATATTGACAGAGGAAATCATCGAGGTGGCAGGCACGCGCATTGAGATAGCGCGGGGAGGCGACGGCGATCCGCTGCTGGTGCTGCACGACGAGATGGGGCATCACGGCGCGCTGCGCTGGCACGAAGCGCTTGCCGCGAACAATACGCTGCACATCCCGTCACATCCGGGCTTTGGCGAATCGCCGCGCATGGAATGGATAATGAACATGCGCGATCTCGCCGGCTGGTATCTGCGCGCCCTAGACGAACTGGGCTTGCAGGGAGTGAATGTCATCGGGTTCTCGCTCGGCGGCTGGCTCGCCGCGGAGATGGCGACAATGTGCCCGCAGCAATTCAACAAGATGGTGCTCGTAGGCGCTGCCGGCATCAAGCCCGACATCGGCGAGATATTCGACATATTCCTCGTAACCGCCGAAGAGTACCTTGACACCGTATGCTTGGACAACGCAGCAGTGCCGGAGTTCGACACGGTTCGCCCGGCAGAGCCTTCGCCGGAATTGGCAGAGGCGTGGGCTGTGGCGCGCGAAGAGGCTTGCCGCCTGAGCTGGAAGCCATACATGCACTATCGCGGGCTGCCACAACTGCTAGGTCGATTGCAGGACTTGCCAACGCTGCTGATTTGGGGCGCGCAAGACGGCATGGTGCCGGTGAACGCGGGCGAGCTTTACCGGCAGTCCATCAAAGGTTCACGCCTAGAAGTCATCGACAATTGCGGACACCGCCCGGAAATCGAGCAGACCGACAAGTTCCTGGCGCTGGTGCAGGACTTCCTCTCCGGGTAA